From the genome of Azospirillum sp. TSA2s, one region includes:
- a CDS encoding monovalent cation/H+ antiporter subunit A has protein sequence MPDALLLLTLVGLPFLGAIAAGLLPTHARNAAAWLAGGIAAAGVALVWAGYPTVAAGGVLRHEIAWMPSLGLNLVLRMDGFAWLFAGMVSGVGALVIVYARYYMAEDDPVPRFFAFLLAFMGSMTGVVISGNLIQLAFFWELTSLFSFLLIGYWHHLAAARDGARMALTITATGGLCLFAGVLVLGHIVGSYDLDAVLASGDRIRAHPLYLPALVLILLGALTKSAQFPFHFWLPHAMAAPTPVSAYLHSATLVKAGVFLMARLWPVMAGTDAWFWIVGTAGVTTLILGAYIAIFQHDLKGLLAYSTISHLGLITLLLGLNSKLAMVAAIFHIINHATFKASLFMAAGIIDHETGTRDIRRLSGLNRFMPFTARLALVAAAAMAGVPLLNGFLSKEMFFAEALSAEGPLPFLLDVLPAAATVASAFSVAYSLRFIHGAFFGPDPVDLPLTPHEPPTWMRFPVEILVLACIIIGLLPAATVGPYLDMAAHAALGAATPDYSLAVWHGFTLPLLMSLIALVAGVSLYLLLQRHLKKGVEGAPLIGGLQGQRMFERTMVFLSWRLARTLEGLLGTRRLQPQLRLVVCVAVLAAGWTVWLRGLGPGNLIPSGIDPVLALIWAIGAACAVGAAWQAKYHRLVALILLGGTGLVTCVTFVWFSAPDLALTQLLVEVVTTILLLLGLRWLPKRLDVPGARPPEVITATRRLRDLAIAVAAGLGMAALAFGVMTRFPPEILAEHFLERSYTEGGGTNVVNVILVDFRGFDTLGEITVLGVVALTAYALLRRFRPAPDSVDVPEQQRDQSAHDIARPGRREGDTVADWLLIPSIIARLLFPVIGLVAVYLLLRGHDLPGGGFAAGLTASIALILQYMLGGTQWVEARLRVLPLRWMGLGLLLATGTGLAAWAFGRPFLTTYFSYAELPLVGTVPVASALIFDIGVFALVVGATMLTLIALARQSVRGHRAAAPRPADELAAPLAAPSAAPVAGPAATAMGDD, from the coding sequence ATGCCCGACGCCCTCCTGCTCCTGACCCTCGTCGGTCTTCCCTTCCTTGGCGCAATTGCCGCCGGGCTGCTGCCGACGCACGCCCGCAACGCTGCGGCGTGGCTGGCCGGTGGGATCGCCGCGGCCGGGGTCGCGCTGGTGTGGGCCGGCTATCCGACGGTGGCGGCGGGCGGCGTGCTCCGCCACGAGATCGCGTGGATGCCGTCCCTCGGGCTCAACCTCGTCCTGAGAATGGACGGCTTCGCCTGGCTGTTCGCGGGAATGGTGTCCGGCGTCGGCGCGCTGGTGATCGTCTACGCGCGGTATTACATGGCCGAGGACGACCCGGTCCCGCGCTTCTTCGCCTTCCTCCTTGCCTTCATGGGCTCGATGACCGGTGTGGTCATCTCCGGCAACCTGATCCAGCTCGCCTTCTTCTGGGAACTGACCAGCCTCTTCTCCTTCCTGCTGATCGGCTACTGGCATCATCTGGCGGCCGCGCGCGACGGCGCCCGCATGGCGCTGACCATCACCGCCACCGGCGGGCTGTGCCTGTTCGCCGGCGTGCTGGTGCTCGGCCACATCGTGGGCAGCTACGACCTCGACGCCGTGCTGGCCTCGGGCGACCGGATCCGTGCCCATCCGCTCTATCTTCCGGCGCTGGTCCTCATCCTCCTGGGCGCCCTGACCAAGAGCGCGCAGTTCCCCTTCCACTTCTGGCTGCCGCACGCCATGGCGGCGCCCACGCCGGTCTCCGCCTACCTGCATTCGGCGACGCTGGTGAAGGCGGGGGTCTTCCTGATGGCGCGTCTCTGGCCGGTGATGGCGGGGACCGACGCCTGGTTCTGGATCGTGGGCACGGCCGGGGTCACCACCCTGATCCTCGGCGCCTACATCGCCATCTTCCAGCACGACCTGAAGGGCCTGCTGGCCTATTCGACCATCAGCCATCTCGGACTGATCACGCTTCTGCTCGGCCTCAACAGCAAGCTCGCCATGGTGGCGGCGATCTTCCACATCATCAACCACGCGACGTTCAAGGCGTCGCTGTTCATGGCCGCGGGCATTATCGACCACGAGACCGGCACGCGCGACATCCGGCGCCTGTCGGGCCTGAACCGCTTCATGCCGTTCACCGCGCGGCTGGCCCTGGTCGCGGCGGCGGCCATGGCCGGCGTGCCGCTGCTCAACGGCTTCCTGTCCAAGGAGATGTTCTTCGCCGAGGCGCTGTCGGCCGAGGGGCCGCTGCCGTTTCTCCTCGATGTCCTTCCGGCCGCCGCCACGGTGGCGAGCGCCTTCAGCGTGGCCTACTCGCTGCGCTTCATCCACGGCGCCTTCTTCGGCCCCGACCCGGTGGACCTTCCGCTCACGCCGCACGAGCCGCCGACCTGGATGCGGTTCCCGGTGGAGATCCTGGTGCTGGCCTGCATCATCATCGGCCTTCTCCCGGCGGCCACCGTGGGGCCGTATCTGGATATGGCGGCGCACGCGGCCTTGGGCGCCGCCACGCCGGATTACAGCCTCGCGGTCTGGCACGGCTTCACCCTTCCCCTGCTGATGAGCCTGATCGCCCTGGTCGCCGGCGTCTCGCTCTACCTCCTGCTCCAGCGGCATCTCAAAAAGGGCGTGGAAGGGGCGCCGCTGATCGGCGGCCTGCAGGGCCAGCGCATGTTCGAACGCACCATGGTCTTCCTGTCCTGGCGGCTGGCGCGGACGCTCGAGGGGCTGCTCGGCACCCGGCGCCTGCAACCCCAGCTGCGGCTGGTGGTGTGCGTGGCGGTTCTGGCCGCGGGCTGGACCGTCTGGCTGCGCGGGCTCGGCCCCGGCAACCTCATCCCCTCCGGCATCGATCCCGTGCTGGCGCTGATCTGGGCGATCGGAGCGGCCTGCGCCGTCGGCGCGGCGTGGCAGGCCAAGTACCACCGGCTCGTCGCCCTGATCCTGCTCGGCGGCACGGGACTGGTCACCTGCGTCACCTTCGTCTGGTTCTCGGCGCCCGACCTCGCCCTGACCCAGCTGCTGGTCGAAGTCGTCACCACCATCCTGCTCCTGCTCGGGCTGCGCTGGCTGCCCAAGCGCCTGGACGTGCCCGGCGCGCGTCCGCCGGAGGTCATCACCGCGACGCGCCGCCTGCGCGATCTCGCCATCGCCGTCGCCGCCGGTCTCGGCATGGCGGCTCTGGCGTTCGGCGTCATGACCCGGTTCCCGCCGGAGATCCTGGCGGAGCATTTCCTGGAGCGCTCCTACACGGAAGGGGGCGGCACCAACGTGGTCAACGTCATCCTCGTGGATTTCCGCGGCTTCGACACGCTGGGCGAGATCACCGTCCTGGGCGTGGTGGCGCTCACCGCCTATGCGCTGCTGCGGCGCTTCCGCCCGGCCCCCGACAGCGTCGATGTTCCGGAACAGCAGCGCGACCAGAGCGCCCACGACATCGCCCGGCCGGGACGGCGGGAGGGCGACACCGTTGCCGACTGGCTGCTGATCCCGTCCATCATCGCCCGGCTGCTGTTCCCGGTCATCGGTCTGGTCGCGGTGTACCTCCTGCTGCGCGGCCATGATCTGCCCGGCGGGGGCTTCGCGGCTGGCCTGACCGCGTCCATCGCCCTGATCCTGCAGTACATGCTGGGTGGGACCCAGTGGGTCGAGGCGCGCCTGCGGGTGCTTCCGCTGCGCTGGATGGGCCTCGGCCTCCTGCTGGCGACGGGCACCGGCCTGGCCGCCTGGGCGTTCGGGCGTCCTTTCCTGACGACCTATTTCAGCTACGCGGAACTGCCCCTCGTCGGCACGGTTCCGGTGGCGAGCGCCCTGATCTTCGACATCGGCGTCTTCGCCCTGGTCGTCGGCGCCACGATGCTGACCCTGATCGCGCTCGCCCGCCAGTCGGTTCGCGGACACCGCGCCGCGGCGCCGCGCCCCGCCGACGAGCTTGCCGCCCCCTTGGCCGCCCCCTCGGCCGCCCCCGTGGCGGGACCTGCCGCGACAGCGATGGGAGACGATTGA
- a CDS encoding Na+/H+ antiporter subunit C, protein MELILALGIGVLTGSGVWLLLRPRTFQVIIGLSLLSYAVNLFIFSTGGLRTGAVPVLERGTMGHLATYADPVPQALVLTAIVISFATTALFLVLLLAARGLTGTDHVDGREKDR, encoded by the coding sequence ATGGAACTCATCCTCGCCCTTGGGATCGGCGTGCTGACGGGGTCGGGCGTGTGGCTGCTGCTTCGGCCGCGGACCTTCCAGGTGATCATCGGCCTCTCGCTGCTCTCCTACGCCGTCAACCTGTTCATCTTCTCGACCGGCGGGCTGCGCACGGGGGCGGTCCCCGTGCTGGAACGGGGAACCATGGGCCACCTCGCCACCTACGCCGACCCTGTGCCCCAGGCGCTGGTGCTCACCGCCATCGTCATCAGCTTCGCCACCACGGCGCTGTTCCTCGTCCTGCTGCTGGCCGCGCGCGGCCTGACGGGGACCGACCACGTAGATGGCCGGGAGAAGGACCGATGA
- a CDS encoding MASE1 domain-containing protein, with the protein MPKDLRGRWVFVPAYLAAHLALDWISFIHEVAPLNITPWNPPAGLMMGMLIVVGFRAVPLAWLGLMVADLMVRDLPVALWVTAVANGILAAGYGGAAWVLRRRLGLDPRLAKLRDIVLLLVGAAMTPLAVGAGYIALHTLIGLFPWSGFAGALLRYWVGEVIGIAVLTPVVLVALRGTVPRASWRGAAEMAAYGLLIGVTLWLDFGPLASAQYEHFYLLFLPAVAVAVRHGLAGAALASAVTQGGLIVAIQVTGVETARTTHFQLLMLTLAVTALLLGAVVSERRRVEAVIRERQSDLDRASRLTEAGEMAAALAHELNQPLSAAMSYARAARKIAKLEQASPRLNEILDKTVVQAERADRVIRSLRDFVRKGRSDPAPLSVGALIADCLALAAPVAGQHSVSIQAEVAPGLPAVSGDAVQLQQVILNLVRNAAEAMDSPDPRLRRIVVFAHPATEAGFVTVGVRDSGPGLSDVVERNLFAPFVTTKATGMGLGLSIAHSIVEGHGGTLTSERLPHGETVFRFTLPIHGSGTDFDDA; encoded by the coding sequence ATGCCGAAGGATCTCCGGGGCCGCTGGGTCTTCGTGCCGGCCTATCTGGCCGCTCACCTGGCCTTGGACTGGATCAGCTTCATCCACGAGGTCGCGCCGCTCAACATCACCCCATGGAACCCCCCTGCCGGGCTGATGATGGGAATGCTGATCGTCGTCGGCTTCCGCGCCGTGCCGCTGGCGTGGCTGGGATTGATGGTGGCCGACCTGATGGTGCGCGACCTGCCCGTCGCCCTGTGGGTGACGGCGGTGGCGAACGGCATCCTCGCCGCCGGTTACGGCGGGGCGGCCTGGGTGCTGCGCCGGCGGCTCGGTCTCGACCCCCGCCTCGCCAAATTGCGCGACATCGTGCTGCTGCTCGTCGGCGCGGCGATGACGCCGCTGGCGGTGGGGGCGGGTTACATCGCTCTCCACACACTGATCGGCCTGTTCCCCTGGTCGGGTTTCGCCGGGGCCCTGTTGCGCTATTGGGTCGGGGAGGTCATCGGAATCGCGGTGCTGACACCCGTCGTGCTGGTCGCCCTGCGCGGCACGGTGCCCCGGGCGTCCTGGAGGGGTGCGGCCGAGATGGCGGCGTACGGCCTGCTCATCGGCGTCACGCTGTGGCTGGATTTCGGACCGCTCGCCTCGGCCCAGTACGAGCACTTCTACCTGTTGTTCCTGCCGGCGGTGGCGGTGGCCGTAAGGCATGGGCTGGCGGGGGCGGCGCTCGCCTCGGCCGTCACCCAGGGCGGGCTGATCGTCGCCATCCAGGTGACCGGGGTGGAGACGGCGCGGACCACCCATTTCCAGCTTCTCATGCTGACCCTGGCGGTCACCGCGCTGCTGCTGGGCGCCGTGGTCAGCGAGCGCCGCCGGGTCGAAGCGGTGATCCGCGAGCGCCAATCGGACCTCGACCGCGCGTCGCGCCTGACCGAAGCCGGCGAGATGGCGGCGGCCCTGGCGCACGAACTGAACCAGCCGCTGTCGGCCGCCATGAGCTACGCCCGTGCCGCCCGCAAGATCGCCAAGCTTGAACAGGCCTCGCCCCGCCTGAATGAGATCCTCGACAAGACCGTGGTGCAGGCCGAACGGGCCGACAGGGTGATCCGCAGCCTGCGCGATTTCGTGCGCAAGGGGCGCAGCGACCCTGCGCCGCTGTCGGTCGGTGCGCTGATCGCCGATTGCCTAGCGTTGGCCGCCCCAGTCGCCGGGCAGCATTCCGTGTCCATCCAGGCCGAGGTGGCGCCCGGCCTGCCGGCCGTCAGCGGCGACGCGGTGCAGCTGCAGCAGGTGATCCTCAACCTCGTGCGCAACGCCGCCGAGGCGATGGACTCCCCCGATCCCCGCCTGCGGCGCATCGTCGTCTTCGCTCACCCCGCAACCGAGGCGGGCTTCGTCACGGTCGGCGTGCGCGACAGCGGGCCGGGGCTGTCGGATGTCGTGGAGCGGAACCTGTTCGCCCCGTTCGTCACCACCAAAGCCACGGGCATGGGGCTGGGCCTGTCCATCGCCCACAGCATCGTCGAGGGGCACGGCGGCACCCTGACCAGCGAGCGCCTGCCCCACGGGGAGACGGTGTTCCGCTTCACCCTGCCCATCCACGGATCCGGGACCGACTTCGATGACGCCTGA
- a CDS encoding Na+/H+ antiporter subunit E, with product MTRWLPFPLLTATLLAVWLILNESVSPGAVILGGVLSIAAVRMLMPLEPPEGRFRRPLAALMLTLVVLGDIVRSNNAVARIILRPGTRNRTSGFVRIPLDLRAPYGLAALACIITATPGTIWVEYDSAGNTVLLHILDLVDERVWIETIKERYEQRLIEVFE from the coding sequence ATGACGCGGTGGCTGCCCTTTCCCCTGCTGACCGCAACGCTGCTGGCCGTGTGGCTGATCCTGAACGAGAGTGTGTCGCCGGGCGCGGTCATCCTGGGCGGCGTCCTGTCGATTGCCGCGGTCCGGATGCTGATGCCGCTCGAGCCGCCGGAGGGGCGCTTCCGGCGGCCGCTGGCGGCGCTGATGCTCACGCTGGTGGTCCTGGGCGACATCGTCCGGTCGAACAACGCGGTCGCCCGGATCATCCTGCGGCCCGGCACCAGGAACCGGACCTCGGGCTTCGTGCGGATTCCGCTCGACCTTCGCGCGCCCTATGGCCTGGCGGCGCTCGCCTGCATCATCACGGCCACGCCGGGCACGATCTGGGTGGAGTACGATTCCGCGGGGAACACCGTGCTCCTTCACATCCTCGACCTTGTCGACGAGCGCGTGTGGATCGAAACCATCAAGGAACGGTACGAACAGCGCCTGATCGAGGTGTTCGAATGA
- a CDS encoding universal stress protein, with product MKNLRRILLATDLEPKSDRAMERAAQLARQSGAELTALHVVHDGDGPYAHLPLHHIEAELHRHLLAVPGAAGLTMRAVAVRGAAVEPQVAGYAGLWWPDLVVVGVHAHDGLADVFLPPTVERIAIADETPVLIVRDKPHGPYARALVPVDFSERSRAAVETARRLLSDGNLHLLHVADLPLASRSPTGRATAGDITHEFAGEFGEMLRGMAPDGPAVTREVRIGHPVPEIVRAARYGRYDLVVMGSARRDGLMRAFLGSVTQDVLADLPCDALLAGDSVRDRQR from the coding sequence ATGAAGAACCTGCGACGAATTCTGCTGGCCACCGACCTCGAACCGAAATCGGATCGGGCGATGGAGCGCGCGGCGCAACTCGCCCGCCAGTCCGGCGCCGAGCTGACCGCCCTGCACGTCGTCCATGACGGGGACGGTCCGTACGCCCATTTGCCGCTCCACCATATCGAGGCGGAACTGCATCGCCATCTGCTCGCGGTCCCGGGCGCCGCCGGCCTCACGATGCGGGCGGTCGCCGTACGGGGGGCCGCGGTGGAACCGCAGGTCGCCGGTTATGCCGGGTTGTGGTGGCCCGATCTGGTCGTGGTGGGCGTCCACGCGCATGACGGCTTGGCAGACGTGTTCCTGCCGCCCACCGTCGAAAGGATTGCCATCGCCGACGAAACCCCCGTGCTGATCGTGCGCGACAAGCCGCACGGCCCCTATGCCCGTGCCCTGGTTCCCGTCGACTTCTCCGAACGGTCGCGCGCTGCGGTGGAGACCGCGCGTCGGCTGTTGAGCGACGGCAACCTCCACCTGCTGCATGTTGCGGACCTCCCGCTCGCCTCCCGCTCCCCGACGGGGCGGGCCACGGCCGGCGATATCACCCATGAGTTCGCCGGCGAGTTCGGGGAGATGCTGAGGGGAATGGCTCCCGACGGTCCCGCCGTCACCCGCGAGGTGCGGATCGGTCACCCGGTTCCGGAGATCGTCCGGGCTGCACGGTACGGGCGCTACGATCTGGTGGTGATGGGATCGGCGCGACGCGACGGTCTGATGCGCGCCTTCCTGGGCAGCGTCACCCAGGACGTGCTCGCCGACCTGCCCTGCGACGCCCTGCTGGCGGGCGATTCGGTCAGGGACCGTCAGCGTTGA
- a CDS encoding monovalent cation/H+ antiporter subunit D, with the protein MSGWMDHLTIAPIIIPLLAGALMMLIDERRRTLKAAIGLASALALLVLAILLLLLADGMPAGGGEAAVRVYRLGDWPALFGIVLVLDRLAALMLVLTAILGVAALMFSLARWQNAGAHFHSLFQFQLMGLNGAFLTGDLFNLFVFFEIMLAASYGLALHGSGLARVRAGLHYLVINLAASLLFLIGVSMIYGVAGTLSMADLASRIAVVANEDRALLEAGAAILGIAFLIKAGMWPLGFWLPNTYATVNAASAAIISILSKVGIYAVLRLWLLMFGEGGGASAGFGGVWLLAGGLLTIAFGSVAVLATQNMARLAGASVLVSSGTLLAAVGTGQVAVTGGALFYLTGSVLGIAGFFLLIELVERGRELGADVLAVTREAFGEDEEADEDDQVGVPIPATMAILGSSFIACAILLAGLPPLSGFLAKFAMLGPLLSPGGAGVSATTWALLAAFVLSGLATVVAMTRTGIDVFWASPAATVPRVRVVELAPVMLLLAMCVALSVQAGPVMRYMEATARSMHAPHGYVGGVLPTPWPFGPQEGDVR; encoded by the coding sequence ATGAGCGGCTGGATGGACCATCTGACGATCGCCCCGATCATCATCCCGCTTCTGGCGGGGGCGCTGATGATGCTGATCGACGAGCGGCGGCGGACGCTCAAGGCCGCCATCGGCCTCGCGTCGGCCCTGGCTCTGCTCGTCCTGGCGATCCTTCTGCTTCTGCTGGCCGACGGCATGCCCGCGGGCGGCGGGGAGGCCGCCGTGCGCGTGTACCGGCTGGGCGACTGGCCCGCGCTCTTCGGCATCGTGCTGGTGCTGGACCGTCTCGCCGCATTGATGCTGGTGCTGACCGCCATCCTCGGGGTCGCCGCGCTGATGTTCTCGTTGGCGCGCTGGCAGAACGCGGGGGCGCATTTCCATTCGCTGTTCCAGTTCCAGCTGATGGGGCTCAACGGCGCCTTCCTCACCGGCGACCTCTTCAACCTGTTCGTCTTCTTCGAGATCATGCTGGCCGCGTCGTACGGCCTGGCGCTGCATGGCTCCGGCCTGGCCCGTGTCCGGGCCGGGCTGCATTATCTCGTCATCAACCTCGCGGCCTCCCTGCTCTTCCTGATCGGGGTGAGCATGATCTACGGCGTGGCCGGCACCCTCAGCATGGCCGACCTCGCAAGCCGCATCGCGGTCGTCGCCAACGAGGACCGGGCGCTGCTGGAGGCGGGCGCGGCGATCCTGGGCATTGCCTTCCTGATCAAGGCGGGGATGTGGCCGCTGGGCTTCTGGCTGCCGAACACCTACGCCACGGTCAACGCCGCGTCGGCGGCCATCATCTCGATCCTCAGCAAGGTCGGCATCTACGCCGTTCTGCGGCTGTGGCTGCTGATGTTCGGCGAGGGCGGCGGGGCCTCGGCGGGTTTCGGCGGTGTCTGGCTGCTGGCTGGGGGGCTGCTGACCATCGCCTTCGGCTCCGTGGCGGTATTGGCGACGCAGAACATGGCGCGGCTCGCCGGGGCCAGCGTGCTGGTCTCCTCCGGCACGCTGCTGGCGGCGGTGGGGACGGGGCAGGTCGCGGTGACCGGGGGCGCGCTGTTCTACCTGACCGGTTCGGTCCTGGGGATCGCCGGCTTCTTCCTGCTGATCGAGCTGGTCGAACGCGGCCGGGAGCTGGGCGCCGACGTGCTGGCCGTTACGCGCGAGGCGTTCGGCGAGGACGAGGAGGCGGACGAGGATGACCAGGTCGGCGTCCCCATACCGGCGACGATGGCGATCCTCGGCTCCAGCTTCATCGCCTGCGCCATTCTCCTGGCGGGGCTGCCGCCGCTGTCCGGATTCCTGGCCAAGTTCGCCATGCTGGGTCCCCTGCTGTCTCCGGGTGGCGCCGGCGTGTCCGCGACGACCTGGGCGCTGCTGGCCGCGTTCGTCCTGTCCGGGCTGGCGACGGTTGTGGCCATGACCCGCACCGGCATCGACGTCTTCTGGGCGTCGCCGGCGGCCACCGTCCCGCGCGTGCGCGTCGTCGAACTCGCGCCGGTCATGCTGCTCCTGGCGATGTGCGTGGCGCTCTCCGTCCAGGCCGGCCCCGTGATGCGCTACATGGAGGCCACGGCCCGGTCGATGCACGCGCCGCACGGCTATGTCGGCGGCGTCCTGCCGACGCCCTGGCCGTTTGGGCCACAGGAAGGAGACGTCCGATGA
- the mnhG gene encoding monovalent cation/H(+) antiporter subunit G produces the protein MTHLAELPSWAALLTALLLLLGAALALIGSFGLLRFGSFYERIHAPTLGSTLGIGFVLIASMLFFSVLQSRPVLHEVLITVLMVVTTPITLMLLARAALYRDRTEGNDDVPPST, from the coding sequence ATGACGCACTTGGCCGAACTGCCGTCATGGGCAGCGCTGCTGACCGCCCTGCTCCTCCTGCTCGGCGCCGCCCTGGCGTTGATCGGTTCGTTCGGGCTGCTGCGGTTCGGCAGCTTCTACGAACGGATCCACGCCCCGACGCTGGGGTCGACGCTGGGCATCGGCTTCGTGCTGATCGCGTCCATGCTGTTCTTCTCGGTTCTGCAGTCACGCCCCGTGCTGCATGAGGTGCTGATCACGGTGTTGATGGTCGTCACGACGCCCATCACCCTGATGCTGCTGGCCCGCGCGGCGCTGTATCGCGACCGCACGGAAGGCAACGACGACGTGCCGCCGTCGACTTGA
- a CDS encoding two-component system response regulator gives MNTDHPAVDGSAPPSTILIVDDTPQNLLILGEVLQPHYRVRAVNSGERALRAAHSEPRPDLILLDVMMPVLDGHEVLRRLRADPATCGMPVIFVTAMGATEDEELGLSLGAVDYITKPITPAIVLARVRTHLELKHARDRLTRQNDWLEAEVARRMSENLLIQDLGIRALACLGEARDNETGLHIVRTRSYVEVLARHLAGHVRFRDALAGPLLDMIVKAAPLHDIGKVGIPDAILRKPGRYDQAEFAIMKEHPRIGADAIEKAMRGTLASADAAAVAQASGAFAFMRVAQEIALRHHEKWDGSGYPSGLAGDAIPVSARLMALADVFDALMCRRIYKPAMGLEETTRIIAQGRGTHFDPDVVDAFLACRERFADIARRFADPETDMTVKPQGGNAVSRE, from the coding sequence ATGAACACCGATCATCCCGCGGTGGACGGGTCCGCTCCGCCCTCAACGATCCTGATCGTGGACGACACGCCGCAGAATCTGCTGATCCTGGGCGAAGTGCTGCAGCCGCATTACCGTGTCCGCGCCGTCAACTCCGGGGAACGGGCCCTTCGTGCCGCGCACAGCGAACCGCGCCCCGACCTGATCCTGCTGGACGTGATGATGCCCGTGCTGGACGGTCACGAGGTGCTGCGCCGCCTGCGGGCCGATCCCGCCACCTGCGGCATGCCGGTGATCTTCGTCACCGCAATGGGCGCGACCGAGGACGAGGAACTGGGCCTGTCCCTGGGGGCGGTCGACTACATCACCAAGCCGATCACCCCCGCCATCGTGCTGGCGCGTGTGCGCACGCATCTTGAACTGAAGCACGCCCGCGACCGGCTGACCCGCCAGAACGACTGGCTGGAAGCCGAAGTGGCGCGGCGGATGAGCGAAAACCTGCTGATCCAGGATCTTGGCATCCGTGCCCTTGCCTGCCTGGGCGAGGCGCGCGACAACGAGACCGGGCTCCATATCGTCCGCACGCGGAGCTATGTCGAGGTCCTGGCGCGGCATCTTGCCGGGCACGTGCGATTCCGGGATGCGCTTGCCGGCCCGCTTCTGGACATGATCGTGAAGGCCGCTCCCCTGCACGACATCGGCAAGGTGGGCATACCGGACGCCATCCTGCGCAAGCCCGGCCGCTACGATCAGGCAGAATTTGCGATCATGAAGGAGCACCCCAGAATCGGGGCCGACGCCATCGAAAAGGCGATGAGGGGCACCCTGGCCAGCGCCGATGCCGCTGCGGTGGCGCAGGCTTCGGGCGCCTTCGCCTTCATGCGGGTCGCCCAGGAGATCGCCCTCCGCCACCACGAGAAATGGGATGGCAGCGGTTATCCCTCCGGGCTGGCGGGCGACGCCATCCCGGTGTCGGCCCGCCTGATGGCGCTGGCCGACGTCTTCGATGCGCTGATGTGCCGGCGCATCTACAAGCCGGCCATGGGCCTGGAGGAAACGACCCGGATCATCGCCCAGGGGCGCGGCACGCATTTCGATCCCGATGTGGTCGACGCCTTCCTGGCCTGCCGCGAGCGCTTCGCCGATATCGCCCGGCGCTTCGCCGATCCCGAGACGGACATGACGGTCAAGCCTCAGGGTGGAAATGCAGTGAGTCGCGAATGA
- a CDS encoding PTS sugar transporter subunit IIA — translation MMETAMSIPELLPAPNVILDAEPPNKAALLDLLAEEAGQRLGLPKPEVLSALQAREKIGSTGLGRGVALPHAEIQDARAPLVLFARLRRAVNFDARDEEPVDLVFLVLWPAAARKGLLPTMSEICRALREPQTLRRLRAAETAEDVVQLVLQAVPPEAAQDDTPPGE, via the coding sequence ATGATGGAGACGGCGATGAGCATCCCGGAGTTGCTACCGGCACCCAACGTCATTCTCGACGCCGAGCCGCCCAACAAGGCGGCCCTGCTCGACCTTCTGGCGGAGGAAGCCGGGCAGCGGCTTGGACTTCCCAAGCCGGAGGTCCTCAGCGCGCTTCAGGCGCGCGAGAAGATCGGCTCCACCGGGCTCGGCCGGGGGGTCGCGCTTCCCCATGCCGAGATCCAGGATGCCCGGGCGCCGCTGGTCCTGTTCGCCCGGCTCCGCCGCGCCGTCAATTTCGACGCCCGCGACGAGGAGCCCGTGGATCTCGTCTTCCTGGTGCTCTGGCCCGCTGCGGCCCGCAAGGGCCTGCTGCCCACCATGTCGGAAATCTGTCGCGCCCTCCGCGAACCGCAGACGCTGCGCCGGCTGCGCGCCGCGGAGACGGCCGAGGACGTGGTCCAGCTGGTGCTCCAGGCAGTTCCTCCCGAAGCGGCCCAGGACGATACGCCGCCCGGGGAATGA
- a CDS encoding K+/H+ antiporter subunit F, with protein sequence MITTILIWSILIAQILLVLAMGCAVVRIFRGPRAQDRVVGLDALYVNATMLLLIFGIRTTSTLYFEAALIIALLGFVSTAAIAKFLMRGEVIE encoded by the coding sequence ATGATCACGACCATTCTGATCTGGTCCATCCTCATAGCGCAGATCCTGCTGGTCCTCGCCATGGGCTGCGCGGTGGTCCGCATCTTCCGGGGCCCGCGGGCGCAGGACAGGGTGGTCGGGCTCGACGCCCTTTACGTCAATGCGACGATGCTACTGCTGATCTTCGGCATCCGCACGACAAGCACATTGTATTTCGAGGCGGCGCTCATCATCGCCCTGCTCGGGTTCGTCTCGACGGCGGCGATCGCCAAGTTCCTCATGCGTGGAGAGGTGATCGAATGA